A stretch of the Capsicum annuum cultivar UCD-10X-F1 chromosome 8, UCD10Xv1.1, whole genome shotgun sequence genome encodes the following:
- the LOC107840022 gene encoding probable protein phosphatase 2C 62, which yields MADSLCKFLDTRCVGSCQFFATYFSAQKPFLFLPLVSLHNPSLVRRRGRRKSLHIAFCSTPTPPVLDVISTQENSDGSLLFRFGDPSELAKEDELEEPLFGVEEVERDSEEEYIVVKVLDGDKEREVTVKKVDTKAKGETASVATDAEFSESVVTNNKSSDFVEREIGLRETSLESADDVASNSSMGIQDESLAEVDIENAEHVEEIFYKKDDDSESSVPPPENSSLPLEVEDKMKSQSSDVAFEELDDDKSPLACSSAAMPEYSDSVNTMEIEESVGEGLSQLKENNGDNDFHDESTRSMENGAASSEIETDEDDIMIVQQAEQISESTDPIKDPIESAPEGINLGNTETVVEVTSPENADNKHLSVEIVQQKEQISESVEDSIMEEHVESAPKGLNLGITETVVDISPENADIKHLSVEIVQQTEQISENIDPIIEEPVESAPEGINLGITETVVDEISPESADVIPLSIDAEYQSAEVLNFEKDNQTELINLSVDTEDQASQEGTFEDSGETNVIEEMPPSPKQEAEPILDEEVDQNLISESIEGESPSQPDENLPSLSLEEERKEDVENTEIMEVSGSEVVEDKYSEVLDSSEEATPAAAELILSSGATLLQYPSKAFAGGHEAYFVACGKWLGVADGVGSWSLEGSDPGVYAKELMQNSEAIASQCDKDLINDPKRVLNLSVSKTDFPGCSTVLIGYFDGKALHVANIGDSGFIVVRNGRVYTKSSPMLHEFNLPIQIEKGDDPSQLLEEYKVELDEGDIIVTATDALFDNLYDQEIVSIVSRSLEADKSPQEIAEILATRVIEVGSCASGRSPFADAAQAAGYVGYTGGKRDDVVVVVSTVQKVIMSNEE from the exons ATGGCTGATTCATTATGCAAGTTCTTGGACACTCGCTGTGTAGGAAGTTGTCAATTCTTTGCTACCTATTTTTCTGCCCAAAAGCCCTTCCTCTTCCTCCCACTTGTTTCCCTTCACAACCCAAGTCTTGttagaagaagaggaagaagaaaatcACTTCACATTGCTTTTTGCTCCACACCAACTCCTCCAGTTCTTGATGTCATCTCCACCCAGG AGAATTCTGATGGCAGCCTACTATTTCGGTTTGGGGATCCGAGTGAACTTGCGAAAGAGGATGAGTTGGAGGAGCCCCTTTTTGGGGTGGAAGAAGTGGAAAGGGATAGCGAGGAGGAATATATTGTGGTGAAAGTTTTAGATGGCGATAAAGAGAGAGAAGTCACTGTAAAGAAAGTAGACACAAAAGCAAAGGGTGAGACTGCGAGTGTGGCTACTGATGCTGAATTCTCTGAATCAGTAGTTACTAACAACAAGAGTAGTGATTTTGTAGAAAGAGAGATTGGATTGAGGGAAACTTCTCTGGAATCCGCGGATGATGTTGCTTCAAATTCATCTATGGGAATTCAAGATGAATCTCTGGCTGAAGTCGATATTGAGAATGCTGAACACGTTGAGGAGATTTTCTATAAGAAAGATGATGACAGTGAATCTTCAGTTCCACCACCAGAGAATTCTAGTCTTCCTTTGGAAGTTGAGGATAAAATGAAGAGTCAATCAAGTGATGTAGCATTTGAAGAATTGGATGATGACAAATCGCCTCTTGCATGTTCATCTGCAGCAATGCCTGAATATTCTGACTCGGTAAACACTATGGAAATTGAAGAATCTGTGGGGGAAGGTTTAAGTCAGTTGAAAGAGAATAATGGTGACAATGATTTCCATGATGAGTCTACTCGCTCGATGGAAAATGGTGCTGCTTCAAGTGAAATTGAAACAGATGAGGATGATATTATGATTGTCCAACAGGCAGAACAAATATCTGAAAGTACTGATCCTATAAAAGATCCCATTGAGAGTGCTCCTGAGGGAATTAATCTGGGGAATACTGAAACTGTTGTTGAAGTAACTAGTCCAGAAAATGCTGATAATAAGCATTTGTCAGTTGAGATTGTCCAGCAGAAAGAACAAATATCTGAAAGTGTTGAGGATTCTATAATGGAAGAGCACGTAGAGAGTGCTCCCAAGGGACTTAATCTGGGGATTACTGAAactgttgttgatattagtccagaGAATGCTGATATTAAGCATTTGTCTGTTGAGATTGTCCAACAAACAGAACAAATATCTGAAAATATTGATCCCATAATAGAAGAACCCGTAGAGAGTGCTCCCGAGGGAATTAATCTGGGGATTACTGAAACTGTTGTTGACGAAATTAGCCCAGAAAGTGCTGATGTTATTCCTTTGTCTATCGATGCCGAATACCAGAGTGCTGAAGTCCTTAATTTCGAAAAGGACAATCAAACCGAGCTGATTAATTTGTCCGTAGATACAGAGGACCAGGCTTCCCAAGAGGGTACCTTCGAAGATAGTGGTGAGactaatgtgattgaagaaatgCCTCCGTCTCCTAAGCAGGAGGCTGAACCAATTCTTGATGAGGAAGTTGATCAAAACCTAATATCGGAGTCTATTGAAGGTGAAAGTCCATCACAG CCAGATGAAAATTTGCCTAgcttatccttggaagaggaaagAAAAGAAGATGTAGAAAACACTGAGATCATGGAAGTATCTGGATCTGAAGTGGTTGAGGATAAATATTCAGAAGTCTTAGACAGCAG CGAGGAAGCTACACCAGCAGCAGCAGAATTAATTCTGTCTTCTGGCGCTACTTTACTGCAATATCCTTCCAAG GCATTCGCAGGAGGACATGAAGCATATTTTGTTGCTTGTGGGAAGTGGCTAGGGGTAGCCGATGGAGTTGGTTCCTGGTCATTGGAAG GAAGTGATCCAGGAGTATATGCCAAGGAACTCATGCAAAATAGTGAAGCCATTGCTTCACAGTGTGACAAGGATTTAATAAATGACCCTAAGCGAGTCCTTAATCTGAGTGTCTCAAAAACAGATTTCCCTGGATGTTCAACAGTCTTGATTGGTTATTTTGATGGAAAG GCTCTTCATGTGGCTAATATTGGCGACTCTGGTTTTATCGTAGTAAGGAATGGCAGGGTTTATACAAAGTCATCACCCATGCTTCATGAATTCAATTTGCCCATACAAATTGAAAAAGGTGATGATCCATCTCAACTTCTGGAG GAATACAAGGTAGAGTTAGATGAAGGGGACATAATTGTCACTGCAACAGATGCACTTTTTGACAACTTATATGATCAAGAAATAGTGTCAATCGTCTCAAGGTCACTGGAAGCTGACAAAAGTCCTCAG GAAATTGCGGAGATTTTGGCAACAAGGGTGATAGAAGTGGGCAGTTGTGCTTCAGGGAGAAGTCCATTTGCTGATGCAGCTCAAGCAGCCGGATATGTTGGATATACTGGTGGGAAGCGCGACGACGTGGTTGTCGTTGTGTCAACAGTTCAAAAGGTAATCATGTCAAACGAGGAGTAA
- the LOC107879891 gene encoding protein SODIUM POTASSIUM ROOT DEFECTIVE 3 → MNYKKLGGCRKMRGFMCQPEVSTAVCLSCDSRSVVVPVAQRRMSMEEHAKLINKCSTRLGDVPRTLDSMPISRRSRNVAAAAAVGSSVLTISKRDQENGSKIVPSLPLSDNSFQVVVMRVSLHCQGCAGKVKKHLSKMEGVTSFSIELDRQRVTVMGHVSPVGVLESISKVKRAEFWP, encoded by the exons ATGAATTACAAGAAATTAGGAGGGTGCAGGAAGATGAGAGGATTTATGTGCCAGCCTGAAGTGTCAACTGCAGTGTGCTTGAGTTGTGATTCAAGGTCAGTTGTCGTGCCTGTGGCGCAGCGTAGAATGTCTATGGAAGAACATGCAAAATTGATCAACAAATGTAGTACTAGGTTAGGGGATGTACCACGTACACTTGACTCTATGCCTATTAGTAGAAGATCAAGAAATGtagctgctgctgctgctgttgGTTCTTCTGTTTTGACAATTTCTAAGAGAGATCAAGAAAATGGTTCCAAAATTGTTCCTTCACTACCCTTATCAGATAACTCTTTCCag GTTGTTGTGATGAGAGTGTCACTTCATTGTCAAGGCTGTGCTGGTAAAGTGAAGAAACATCTCTCCAAGATGGAAG GGGTGACATCTTTCAGCATAGAGTTGGATAGGCAAAGGGTAACAGTGATGGGACACGTGTCACCGGTTGGTGTGTTGGAAAGCATATCGAAAGTGAAAAGAGCTGAATTTTGGCCCTAA
- the LOC107840020 gene encoding trimethylguanosine synthase, with the protein MLSNEVAALLRKRRYSPGKRKPKFFKKIVKLKSKRRNKKAMVVVNEDKEEEEEEEEEEGVSPLVKKYWFQRYDLFWRYDQGIKMDEEGWFSVTPEQIAVRHALRCGGGVVIDGFAGVGGNAIQFATMCHHVIAIDIDPRKIALAFENAKIYGVEGHIEFIVGDFFQLAPSLKGNVVFLSPPWGGPEYRSKESFTLDLLKPKNGYSLFQVAQSIAPNVIMYLPRNVDLLQVEELSWLSSPPLKVEIEENMLHGRLKSITAYFGDIAFSDISMF; encoded by the exons ATGCTGAGCAATGAAGTTGCAGCACTGCTGCGCAAACGCCGTTATTCTCCTGGAAAACGAAAACCAaagtttttcaagaaaatag TTAAATTGAaatcaaaaaggagaaacaaaaaGGCAATGGTAGTTGTTAacgaagataaagaagaagaagaagaagaagaggaggaggaagggGTTAGTCCACTTGTGAAGAAGTATTGGTTCCAAAGATATGATCTTTTTTGGAGATATGACCAAGGCATTAAGATGGATGAAGAAGGTTGGTTTTCCGTTACGCCTGAGCAGATTGCCGTCAGGCATGCCCTCCGTTGTGGTGGCGGTGTTGTCATTGATGGTTTTGCTGGAGTTGGTGGCAATGCTATCCAATTTGCAACTAT GTGTCATCACGTCATTGCTATTGATATTGACCCTAGAAAGATTGCATTGGCTTTCGAAAATGCAAAGATATATGGTGTTGAAGGTCATATTGAATTCATTGTTGGAGACTTTTTCCAACTGGCACCGTCCTTGAAG GGGAATGTAGTATTTCTTTCACCACCATGGGGCGGTCCAGAATACAGGTCAAAGGAATCTTTTACCCTTGACTTGCTGAAGCCAAAAAATGG TTATTCGTTGTTTCAAGTTGCTCAAAGCATAGCGCCAAATGTCATTATGTACTTGCCTCGTAATGTTGACTTACTGCAAGTTGAAGAGCTTTCTTGGTTGTCTTCTCCACCCTTGAAAGTTGAG ATTGAAGAGAATATGCTTCATGGAAGGTTGAAGAGCATAACAGCTTATTTTGGTGACATTGCATTCTCAGACATCAGCATGTTCTAA
- the LOC107840021 gene encoding non-specific lipid transfer protein GPI-anchored 11, whose product MSIKMTPFALFFLITICTLSSTTVESASRSAPAPAVDCNNLVLNLADCLSFVTNGSTETKPQGTCCSGLKMVLKTDAECLCEGFKNSAQLGVVLNVTKAMSLPAACHVSAPSVSNCGLSTDTGAAPALSPVAGSPTMSAVAPTTAEGVNGGAPVPSPGSSDSTTLALSVGQLVLTVVVAVFCWF is encoded by the exons ATGTCTATCAAAATGACCCCATTTGCTCTTTTTTTCCTCATTACAATATGCACTTTATCATCTACTACCGTAGAATCAGCATCTCGTTCAGCCCCTGCACCAGCAGTGGACTGCAACAACTTGGTACTTAACTTGGCTGACtgtttgtcttttgttactaatGGAAGTACTGAGACGAAACCACAAGGTACTTGCTGTTCAGGCCTTAAAATGGTGTTGAAAACTGATGCTGAGTGTCTCTGTGAAGGCTTTAAGAACAGTGCTCAGTTAGGTGTTGTTCTTAATGTTACTAAAGCTATGTCTCTTCCTGCTGCTTGCCATGTATCTGCTCCTTCTGTTAGTAACTGTGGAT TGAGTACTGACACTGGAGCTGCTCCTG CTCTTTCTCCAGTTGCTGGATCACCAACCATGTCGGCAGTTGCTCCAACCACCGCTGAGGGGGTGAATGGGGGTGCTCCAGTGCCATCTCCAGGAAGCTCCGATTCTACTACACTTGCTCTATCAGTCGGGCAATTGGTTCTGACTGTGGTAGTTGCAGTTTTCTGCTGGTTCTAA